In Camelina sativa cultivar DH55 unplaced genomic scaffold, Cs unpScaffold11862, whole genome shotgun sequence, the DNA window AAATATTGTACAAGATATTTGGTTATGAAATCTGTCACCTGGGCATTTTGAGATATTTGCAGGGACGTGGCAAGCCGAAGGGAGGCTCATTGCACGATTGGCATCAACTTTGAACCCTAAACCAGGATCATCTCTGTCTTTGACAAGAGTACAAAGACATCTCTTGGTCTGCCCTTTGTCTATGTTTACCTTGAGTTTGCTGCAACATGTTGAGTCTGGAGCTTTAGCTTTGTTACTGACATAAGGAAGACAAGAGTAGAGATCAGACATGGCATCCTGACATCCCTTTATGTCCTGATTCAGATCTGATCTCACACCAAGAAACAT includes these proteins:
- the LOC104792140 gene encoding protein YLS3 (The sequence of the model RefSeq protein was modified relative to this genomic sequence to represent the inferred CDS: added 188 bases not found in genome assembly), whose protein sequence is MLALCITVAVMFLGVRSDLNQDIKGCQDAMSDLYSCLPYVSNKAKAPDSTCCSKLKVNIDKGQTKRCLCTLVKDRDDPGLGFKVDANRAMSLPSACHVPANISKCPELLHLPLNSPDSQIFKQFTESSQNVEHKDKAVSKSSASIKGRAKKQFGIVMAVALSILCNLS